TTCTTGCCTTTCCGCTATTTCTTTTTGTCTTAACCGCCAATATTCTTTTCTAGGCCCCGGTGACATAGTACTTGAATTTACCTCCATAATCTTTTCTTCTCTCTCTTTAATACGATCTTCCCTCTCTTGGAGTTTGAAGTACTCATTCCGAAGATCCATATGTAATCGCATATGTTCTCGTTGTTGTTGCTCTTGCAATTGTTTTGGGTATGCCTCGTCGCATTTCTTCCTCGATTGCAATATTGATGATTGGTTGGTTGCAATTATGACAATAGCGGATGTCATGGGACACACATCTTTGGCCGCCTTCTTTCCTTTCCGGGCGGCTTCTTTTGTTGCCTTCCTTCCAATAGGCCTCACATTTGGATTCGGGGGTATCTCATCACTATCTTAGGCCAAGTTGATAGCAGGTTCATCAACTTCTTCATGTTGAGTTGATTGTGAAGCCATCCTTTCACAATCAGCTCCCGTTAATGGTGACTCATGCATCTCCATGTTGCTAGGAATGTCTTAGAACATTTGAAATCCTTCCACAACGGCGTAGCAATCTTGCGCCTTGAACTCGCTCTTTTGTTTCTTTCCTTTGATCCTTGTCATCTCTTGCTTCTATATATTTTGTGTTCTTTTGTAATACAAATTAATAAATAAAACTACAATCAATAAGATGTATGACATACAAGATAATTTATTGATAAGTAAATATTTATCGAAACATATATAAAAAAAAGTTTAACATTCATACCTCATCAACAAGACATGAACCACTTTTTACCCAAGCTTTAGCTTGCCTTATCGCACAATGCCATTGAAACAATTCTATTTTTAGAGATTTCCACCTCCCTATCATTGCACTTGTTGTTCGAGGGTAGGCATTCGGAAAATTGGTGAAGTAGTGCTTGTTGAGAACATTATCCCATAATTGCGCTTTCTTTTGATTGGTGCCCTTTTCCGCATCGTGACTAACAAATCTCCAAGACTTGCACAATTGGAGGTCTTCATCGGCTTCCCAAAGTTTTCTATCCGAAGTAGATCCACCGGCCATGAATTGAAACGATAAGGAAGATGAAAGCTATAGGAGAATGAAAGAAAATATATATAGAACTATGGATCACAATTTTTTGTGTGAGTTGAAAAAAATAATAGGAAGGTGATATGTATTTATAGGATTTGTATAAGCACTTTTATATTTTTTTCCTAACCGTTGGTAGCTTTTTTATTTTTGAGAGTTTTTTTTTACCTTTGGCAGCTTTTTTACCCGTTGGTAGGTTTTTTTCTTCTAACCGTTGGGTTTGCAACGGTCAAATGACCTGAGCCGTCGATCTGTTTTTTTTAAATGAGCCAATGGTCTAGATCAAAGGACCGTTGCATTTAAATTCCTCGGAACGAGCCTAGGTGCTGATGCGTGGCCCAAGCGAGCAGCCCAACCCCTGCTACGCGTTGGACACGCGCAAGACGCGCTGCCATTCGTCCGTGCGCCGAACGCGCTTGTCTTCTCGCGTGCCCCAGCTCCACTTGCGCTCTTCACGTGGTTGTCGTCAGCCTTGCGTCATGCAGGGACCAGCATTTGGGCTAAGCTAGAGAAGGAAGGCTTGGGTCTTCATTTTTCTTTGCCTGGGTCATGGGTCTGACCCAGGTATTAACCCAATGAAAGCGTGACGTGGTTGGTTAAGGTGGTTAACTAACAACTTTGACGTCATGGGTTCAAATCTCATTGACATATGTAGGGTGTGTGAGTTATTTAATAAAAAGTTTTTTAAAAAAAAAAAAACCCAATGAAGGCTGAGTCTTAAATTTTTTCAGGGGTGAACCTACTTTTTTCTTGTTGGGTCTTCCTCTGATGTGGAAGAAGGCCTGGGTTAGGCTTTTCCAACGTGCCCTTCTTTCAATCCAGCTGATGGAATCATGGAATATGGACTTTCTTTCCTACGTTTTATTTTTATTTGGTTAAAGATACTCTTCTACATTTTATGGTTCAACTACATTTATGGTCAACTTCATGAAGCCAAATTCGTTACTGATCGACTGGCGAACTATGACCATGAGCATCTTGCACCATATGTATAGCTGCCTTTCTCTTTGTGTTATTTTCTTTTTAAGTTATTTTCTTTTTTGAACTTAAAACAAAACGAAGAACAATAATTGCATCCGCAATTTAGTACAGAAAGATTATAAACATTTCCACGTTGTAACGCATTTTTTCCATGATATATTTTCTTGTTATACGTAGTTTAGTACCGTAAAGTCATAAACATTTCCATAAACACTATGTTCCTGCTTATAAGCTGGGATCATTTCTAGAAAACATTTGTTCATGCTTCCCTCAATTAGGTGTTCTTCTTTTGTTCGACACATCCCTCATATAGGTGTTAGTTCAAATCTTTATCACAAAAGAATCCCAAAACCACAAGATAATACTCTCTTAATCATCATGCCCCAATAAATAATCAGTTGTCTTATACATTAGGTAATGCCAAACACCAACCAAAAGGGACCAACCACACCCCAAAACGCCGTCGTTTACACCATAATCCTCCACCGTTTAACCCCAGGAAACTATTAACAATGATAAAGACTATATAAGGCTACCAACGACAAAAAACAGAGTGCTCTGCTTTTGGGTTTTGCCTTTTCCAACTTGTCCAATCTCCAATCCCTCGATCAAAAACCCACCAAAGATTCAAGCTTTCTGCACCAAAGGGTCCCCGAATCGAAACGCAGAAACGTTTGATTCGTGAATGGCGAGCCTCTATGTGAAAGCTGTGCCTCCTGCGGATCTGAATAGGAACACAGAGTGGTTCATGTACCCTGGGGTTTGGACCACCTATATTCTCATCCTCTTCTTCTCTTGGCTCCTCGTGCTCTCGATCTTTGGCTGCTCTCCTGGCATGGCTTGGACCATTGTCAATCTCTCTCATTTCTTGGTATGTTTATATCTATGTTGTATCTATCAGAATATGTAACAATTGTGTTTGTGAAGATGTGCTCTTTATAGTTTTGGATGTGTGTTGCTGGCTTTGGTTGATTGCTGTGTTCAATTGGGTTTTTGGGTTTGTGAAATTTTTTGTTTTGGTGATTAGAGGGTGTTTGATTTGATGGTTGCATCAATCAAGTAATTAGCTTTTAGTTGAGTTTTGTGGAGAACCCATGTTGCAATTGCTTAGGTCGTTGATGGTTTGTGTTTCTATGTATGTGATTAGGTTTATGTTGCATTATTCTACATGGGTTTTGTATGCGGTAGCTGGATTGGGGGCATTTGCAGTGTTTTAGTAATTTTGTTGACTGAAGATAGGATTTGCTTCAATATATTAGTTCTAGTCGCTGTGAGCTGGTGGATGTTTATGTGGTTTAGCTAAGAAATGAGGTCAATCTTGTGGAGACTTGTTGCATGGATATAGGTTAAATCAATATTTAGTTTAATTGCTTTGATCGATTATAGGATTGTGGAGAAACTGCATTTACTGAGCTGTGTTATGAGACTTAGCTAGGTTTTTGGAAGGACAAAGGCATCAAAGGATACCAAACTTATCGTATGGGTTGGCCGTTACATATACATCTAGCAGTTTGTTTACTGGTTGGGGCATTGACATTGTCAATCTTATCAGAACATGTTTTTTGTTCACTTCTCAGAAACTCAGAAAGTGCTCGTTGTGCCTCTTTTCTGGGACTTGGGGGTGCAGGAAATAGTCAGTTTTTATTCAATATGTAGGAAGTATACAAATAGACAAACTCTGATTTGGAGGTCGGTGAATATCATTTTTCTAATATAATAAGGGATCAGATAGAAGAAACATTGCTCCTTATCGAATTGATGCACATAGCATCAGTTTTAATTTTGAATCTGTTTACTTAGCTATAAGCTTATAAACTACTTTAAGGTCTTTCACACAGGCATCGTTCAACAACATTTTTACCATGTACCACTCTATGCTTTATTTGTTGTTGTCTTTGCGCCAGTACAGCCTTTGTATAGAACACTTCATTCTTCTGCTGTGTTAGTGTGACCTTTCAATACTAGGTTACTGTTATTCACATCTCCATTCTATATTGAGGAGTCTGATTCTTGCCAGGTAACTTATCAATTCTTCCACTGGAAAAAAGGAACTCCCTTTGCCGAAGACCAGGGGATCTACAATGGACTGACTTGGTGGGAGCAGATGGATAATGGAAAGCAGCTCACCCGCAACAGGAAGTTCTTGACAGTTGTTCCCGTGGTGCTGTAAGTTTATTTTTATGATGCTGCAAAGTTTTGCTAGATCGCTCCTGTCACTCTCCCTTCTTCCCTCTGCATGCATATGCCTAGTTTATCAACTCAGTATTCCAGATATGCGTACTATGCACACACTTGATAATTCAGTTGAGAGACTGTTCAACATCAAATGAGTCATGTTAAGTAGATCATGAATTTAGTATGGGTTTGATATGTGAGAAATCTGCACAGTAGCATACACCAACTCAATTATGAGCAGAATTTGTCAGATCCACCAACAATGGCAAATTAGTTTGCAAGGTATAACAGGAGTCAGACTCGATGGACATGGATTCTTAAAAAAGAAGAAGAAAGATTTAGCTAAAACATAACTCAGTAGGTTTAGATAGCTTATTTTCAGAAGTCGATTAGAAGCATTTGTAGTCTCAAAAGACCGGTAAGTTGTCTTTAATGGCACTGCTGCTTACGCATCACTCATGTAAATATGCAAACTCTAGTTTTTCTAGGTGCAACACATACATAATTTTTTCAGTTATCAATGCGGTTCTTGAGGATGTTAATTTTATTTAGTATTTTGTTTTGAAAACTTCTTCACATAAAAAACCGTGTGGTTCTCATTTTATTTTCCTTTCTTTTCTGCTAGGTACTTGATAGCTTCACACACAACTGACTACCAGCACCCGATGCTCTTTCTCAACACTCTTGCAGTCATTGTTCTAGTGATTGCCAAATTCCCCAATATGCACAAAGTCCGAATTTTTGGAATAAATGGAGATAAGTGAGTGGGCTTTTCATTGGGTTTGACATGTTCAAAAGTCACATATCATTCTCTTGTTCTGATGAACAGCTACTTTGTATAGAATTAGAACTGGAGGGATGCTCAAATATATAATGTTCTTTTTTGTGGTTTACTGCTTTTCAAGCTGTGCCTCCTAGATGTTGAAAGAATAATTGTATTGAGTTATTTGTACAGTAGCGAAGTTTTAATGTATCTTGACACCACTTTGTTTTACAATTGAGCAAATCACATGTTTTGACAAGTGTTTCTCTTCATCATCTCCGTTTTGATTGATAGATTTTCACTCTGTAAACTGTGTCAGTTCCTCAAACCGAACAATACTAAACTGTGTAGATAAAATGTCCATGGCAGACGAAAACCAAAACTGTGTAGAAATTTGACAGGGGTGCAGGTATGATATGATAGCCAGGTATGTAAAGTTTACTTGATTGATTTCCTTTTGTCGGAGAAGTAATTTTCTCAGCATTCACGTGAATACCCCAAGTGGTTTGCTGATGGTGTTCAGGGTTTGTGGAGCTTACTGTTTTGTAAAGTTGTTAAAGTGATGCATAACACATGAATCATGCTGTGATACTGTGTATGTGCATCTTCTAGTAATGTAACCACCAACTTCATAGAATCTTTTAAACAAAGTCAGAAATCATATATACCAATACTAACAGCTTAGCAGGGAAGACCGGAAGAGTACTTTATCTTGTATATTCTTGTGGCCTATGGGCGCAACCGCTATTGACTGCTATAATTGGAGAAAGAAGCCGAGTACAATCCTGTCCAATTTTCTGGTGTCTTCTATGGTGTGCTGCATCTCAGAATTCAGATCAGTTGTTCCGATTCACGTATCTATCACATCTTGATTTTATTCAATGGGATTAATTCGCTTCACGTTTTGAAGACTTTGTTTTATATGTCTGGTCATTCACCAATTTGTGAGAACACATGTCAGTTTCATTCTTAGTGCAGGTCGGGTGCCTATAGCCATCTTTCTTCTTGTTAGATGGAAATGCACTCTGCATGTTCTGCATTTAGCTTGGATAGACGAATAGGTGGTTGAGC
Above is a window of Fragaria vesca subsp. vesca linkage group LG7, FraVesHawaii_1.0, whole genome shotgun sequence DNA encoding:
- the LOC101305401 gene encoding ORM1-like protein 3-like, translating into MASLYVKAVPPADLNRNTEWFMYPGVWTTYILILFFSWLLVLSIFGCSPGMAWTIVNLSHFLVTYQFFHWKKGTPFAEDQGIYNGLTWWEQMDNGKQLTRNRKFLTVVPVVLYLIASHTTDYQHPMLFLNTLAVIVLVIAKFPNMHKVRIFGINGDK